The Candidatus Eisenbacteria bacterium sequence TAAGCTCCAGATCACCGAACAGACCTTTTATCGCTGGAAGAAGAAGTATGGTAGTCTGGGTACTCCTGAGATCAGGGAGTTACGTCAACTCAGGGATGAGAACAAGAAGCTCAAGCATCTGGTCGCGGACCTTAGCCTGGACCGGCGTATCCTGCAGGAGTCTCTAAAAAAAAAGTTCTGATGCCCGCTGAGAAGCGGGCGTGGACCAGTTGGGCTATCGAGGCGTTTCAGATTTCCGAGCGACGGGCCAGCATTATAAGTGGATTCTCTCGAACGACGATTAGATATTGCTCCCGCCGTCCCCATCAAGAGCCGCTCAGGCGAAGGATGAAAGAGATCGCCTCGGTTCGGGTCTGTTACGGCTACCGGCGCTTGCATGTGGTCCTGCGTCGAGAATGTTGGCCCATCAGTCACAAGCGGGTTTATCGCTTGTACACAGAAGAAGGTCTTGGGCTTAAGCGGAAGCGAACTAAGCGCAGAAGAGCTGCGGTTGCCCGGCGCCAAATTCGTCCTGCCACCCGACCGACTGAGCGATGGGCGATGGACTTCATGCATGATACTTTAGCTGACGGGCGGAAGATGCGGGTGCTTACCGTGATTGATGTATTCACCAGAGAGTTCCTTGCTTTGGATGTACGGCAGAGATTTCGAGGAGTAGACGTAGCGGATGTTCTGAGTGGTCTTGTCGCTCGTCATGGCAAGCCGAAAACAATTCAATGCGATCAGGGAACGGAGTTTACGTCTATGGCTATGGATCATTGGGCATATTTGAACAAGGTCGGGTTGGACTTCAGCCGACCCGGAACTCCAGGGGACAACACCCGGAACGAAGCCTTTAATGGGACTGTCAGACGTGAGTGCTTAACGCTACATTACTTTTTGAATTTGCTGAATGCAGGAAGTAAGCTGTCAGCATGGAAGTTCGAGTACAATAATGAGCGCCCCCACGGCAGTTTGGGGCAAATTCCGCCGGCCGAATTCAGGGCTGGCTTAACCGCGGAAGAGGACCCGATCAGACAGTCAATTTAACTCTAGATCTGGACCTGGGTTGGGGGCAAGAACCGCAGGCTTAGATTATAACTCTAAACCTGGATCAGTTCCAGGGGGTCAGGCCAATCACCGGCAAAAGTTACCGGCTCAGAAATCAAGCTAGCAAAAACAAGGACAAGGAGATTAAATAGCAGCATCAACAATGGCTGGTTTTGAAATGATAATCAGTGGACGGTTTTGAAGTGATAGGTGACACTCCGCTTAGCAAATGCTGTGGAAAGACTTTAACTACCTTTCCGCGGCATCAAGTGTGAAACACAGGATTGATCTCTGCTTCCAATATGCTTTTGAAATCATTTCTCGTATCAATAATTCTGCAAACAGTGACAATAGCCCAATATTCATACTAAAGTTTTGGTTTGCATTTATTTATGGATAGAGTATTAGTTGAGACCATGGCATTGGAATGGTTATTAACTCGGGGGGCGGTGAAATGAATCTGAATCGATTGTGGAATGCCATTGGATCATCCGCAGTTATAATTGGTGTATTATATGCAATTGGATTTATTATTACAAAA is a genomic window containing:
- a CDS encoding IS3 family transposase (programmed frameshift), producing the protein MKKSRFSAEQITMALRQAEAGTPVAEVCRKLQITEQTFYRWKKKYGSLGTPEIRELRQLRDENKKLKHLVADLSLDRRILQESLKKKVLMPAEKRAWTSWAIEAFQISERRASIISGFSRTTIRYCSRRPHQEPLRRRMKEIASVRVCYGYRRLHVVLRRECWPISHKRVYRLYTEEGLGLKRKRTKRRRAAVARRQIRPATRPTERWAMDFMHDTLADGRKMRVLTVIDVFTREFLALDVRQRFRGVDVADVLSGLVARHGKPKTIQCDQGTEFTSMAMDHWAYLNKVGLDFSRPGTPGDNTRNEAFNGTVRRECLTLHYFLNLLNAGSKLSAWKFEYNNERPHGSLGQIPPAEFRAGLTAEEDPIRQSI